One window of Futiania mangrovi genomic DNA carries:
- a CDS encoding TRAP transporter substrate-binding protein has product MSRIRTPRKRGRNLALKLAGAAFGLGAAATAHAVELKVADQFPATHIITREGTQAFFDHVKAHPEADLTIQHFPGQQLGKANSMLDVVRNRVAEIALVGISYVTERMPLATMMELPGLYEDSFDGYAPFVKLAEKDLAAIDFDRNNVKLLWVVVTPPYQLLMKRDDEVTDISQLSGMKTRVAGSTGELAAKELGLVPVKMAAPDLYVALERGTLDGAIYTLSAMRSYKLEEVTNSFTTNASLGGVAFAAFINKDVWNGLTEAQQKVLLDGGAEAQFHTACAMMKGDLKAQEALKAMGKTVYDLPANVVAQFRERLAAVDAEWERQMEGRNLPGKDMMARFRSYQQEMRADGTAAAARKRCLGS; this is encoded by the coding sequence ATGAGCAGGATCCGGACACCGCGTAAGCGCGGTCGCAATCTTGCCCTGAAACTTGCGGGCGCCGCGTTCGGTCTCGGTGCCGCGGCGACGGCGCACGCGGTCGAACTGAAGGTCGCGGACCAGTTCCCGGCGACGCACATCATCACGCGCGAGGGGACGCAGGCCTTCTTCGATCACGTGAAGGCGCATCCTGAGGCGGATCTCACGATCCAGCACTTCCCCGGGCAGCAGCTTGGCAAGGCAAACTCCATGCTGGACGTGGTGCGCAACCGGGTGGCCGAGATTGCGCTCGTCGGTATCAGCTATGTGACCGAGCGGATGCCGCTCGCCACCATGATGGAACTTCCCGGTCTCTACGAGGACAGCTTCGACGGGTACGCCCCATTCGTGAAGCTGGCCGAGAAGGACCTGGCCGCGATCGACTTCGACCGCAACAATGTGAAGCTGCTCTGGGTCGTGGTGACGCCGCCGTACCAGCTTCTCATGAAGCGCGACGACGAGGTCACCGATATCTCCCAGCTTTCAGGCATGAAGACGCGCGTCGCCGGGTCGACAGGCGAACTGGCGGCCAAGGAACTCGGCCTTGTGCCAGTGAAGATGGCGGCCCCGGACCTGTATGTCGCACTCGAGCGCGGTACGCTCGATGGGGCGATCTACACGCTTTCGGCGATGCGCTCCTATAAGCTCGAGGAGGTGACCAACAGCTTCACGACCAACGCCTCGCTGGGGGGCGTTGCCTTTGCGGCCTTCATCAACAAGGACGTCTGGAACGGTCTGACCGAGGCCCAGCAGAAGGTGCTGCTTGACGGGGGCGCCGAGGCGCAGTTCCACACGGCCTGCGCCATGATGAAGGGCGACCTCAAGGCGCAGGAGGCGCTGAAGGCCATGGGCAAGACCGTCTACGATCTTCCCGCGAACGTCGTTGCACAGTTCCGCGAGCGGCTTGCCGCCGTGGATGCCGAATGGGAGCGCCAGATGGAGGGCCGCAACCTGCCCGGCAAGGACATGATGGCGCGCTTCCGCAGCTATCAGCAGGAGATGCGGGCAGACGGCACGGCGGCGGCTGCCCGCAAGCGGTGCCTCGGCTCGTGA
- a CDS encoding cupin domain-containing protein, protein MSTPQMVVSLDDLDVYSPPLHSGTQNRRLVEAGLGAGVEVIHGTIAPGGMGDRHKHATEWQIILLLEGEGRLELGDEPPRTISAGAVVRIPPGVAHLFVVTGETPAKVVVIYSPPLGKDGFIPA, encoded by the coding sequence ATGTCTACCCCGCAGATGGTCGTGTCGCTCGACGACCTCGATGTCTATTCCCCGCCACTTCATTCAGGCACGCAGAACCGAAGGCTGGTCGAGGCGGGGCTGGGCGCGGGCGTGGAGGTGATCCACGGCACGATCGCGCCCGGTGGCATGGGTGACCGTCACAAGCACGCGACCGAGTGGCAGATCATCCTGCTCCTGGAGGGGGAGGGGCGGCTCGAGCTTGGCGACGAGCCTCCGCGCACGATCTCGGCGGGTGCCGTCGTCCGCATCCCGCCCGGGGTCGCGCACCTGTTCGTGGTGACGGGCGAGACGCCAGCCAAGGTCGTCGTCATCTACTCCCCGCCGCTCGGCAAGGATGGGTTCATCCCGGCATGA
- a CDS encoding YqaA family protein has product MIRRLYDWTIAQAQTPHALWTLAFISFIESSVFPIPPDVLLLPMVLAAPHRAWRIAAVCTVASVLGGLAGYGIGYLLYEEVGRPVLEFYGKADQIAAFREMYGEWGAWIVFGAGLTPFPYKVITIMSGAMTLDLVVFMVASVLSRGLRFFLVAALLWKFGRPIRTFIEARLGLLTTIFFVLLLGGFVAIRYLF; this is encoded by the coding sequence ATGATTCGCCGCCTCTACGACTGGACCATCGCCCAGGCGCAAACGCCCCACGCCCTGTGGACGCTGGCCTTCATCTCCTTCATCGAGAGCTCGGTCTTCCCGATCCCGCCGGACGTCCTCCTGCTGCCTATGGTGCTGGCCGCGCCGCACCGGGCCTGGCGGATTGCGGCGGTCTGCACCGTCGCCTCGGTGCTCGGCGGGCTCGCGGGCTATGGCATCGGCTATCTTCTCTACGAGGAGGTCGGCCGCCCGGTGCTGGAGTTCTACGGCAAGGCGGACCAGATCGCGGCCTTCCGCGAGATGTACGGCGAATGGGGCGCGTGGATCGTCTTCGGGGCGGGGCTCACGCCCTTTCCCTACAAGGTGATCACGATCATGAGCGGGGCGATGACGCTCGACCTCGTGGTCTTCATGGTCGCGAGCGTGCTGTCGCGCGGCCTGCGGTTCTTCCTCGTGGCCGCGCTGCTGTGGAAGTTCGGCCGCCCGATCCGCACCTTCATCGAGGCGCGCCTGGGATTGCTGACCACGATCTTCTTCGTGCTTCTGCTGGGCGGGTTCGTCGCGATCCGCTATCTCTTCTAA
- a CDS encoding class I adenylate-forming enzyme family protein, with protein sequence MRLIDFFDRGVSRAPRSVCLTDGETALTYAEVAASSHRIAAALADAGVTPGDVVATVSPNHVRYLEAVLGIVRAGAVWLPVNARYGADEMAHALRSNDACFVFTHSAHLDAVRTACGTLPDMRGIVCIDTAVPGAPGLADWSRGYPHTGIDVPQGPDTVVAIRSTGGTTGPSKGVMISNRNYETLFACLFSTLPFPAGPVHLAAAPLSHAAGTMALATMIHGGRTRVMPRFTPGDVLRLIEEERVTHIFLTPTMIYMLLNDPEIGAHDCSSLHTVIYSGAPMSVDKLTQAIARFGPVFAQAFGQAEAPFFCTILPQSEHVPLDDPAVARRLKSCGQSTPFVRVEIMDPEGRLLPPGERGEIVVKGDLVMKGYYNNPEATEKAGRFGWHHTGDIGYKDEDGYLYLVDRERDVIISGGFNIFPTEIEQVIWSHPGVQDCAVIGVPDDIWGEAVKAVVQPRPGATLSEAEITALCRERLGGMKTPKSVEFWPDLPRSPVGKVLKRDIRSRFWKDRDRAV encoded by the coding sequence ATGCGGCTGATCGATTTCTTCGACCGGGGCGTCTCTCGGGCGCCCCGGTCCGTGTGTCTCACGGACGGCGAGACGGCGCTGACCTATGCCGAGGTTGCGGCCTCTTCCCACCGCATCGCCGCCGCGCTCGCAGATGCAGGCGTGACGCCCGGCGACGTCGTCGCGACCGTCAGCCCGAACCACGTCCGCTATCTCGAGGCGGTGCTCGGCATCGTCCGGGCCGGCGCGGTCTGGCTGCCGGTGAACGCGCGCTATGGCGCGGACGAGATGGCGCACGCGCTCAGGAGCAACGACGCCTGCTTCGTCTTCACCCATTCGGCGCACCTGGACGCGGTCCGGACGGCCTGCGGCACGCTGCCGGACATGCGCGGCATCGTCTGCATCGACACGGCCGTGCCCGGCGCCCCCGGCCTGGCGGACTGGTCCCGAGGCTACCCGCATACCGGTATCGATGTTCCCCAAGGACCCGACACGGTGGTCGCGATCCGCAGCACGGGCGGCACCACCGGCCCGTCCAAGGGCGTGATGATTAGCAACCGCAACTACGAGACGCTGTTCGCCTGCCTGTTCTCGACCCTTCCTTTCCCCGCAGGCCCCGTCCACCTTGCGGCGGCGCCGCTAAGTCACGCCGCAGGAACGATGGCGCTCGCCACCATGATCCACGGCGGACGCACGCGCGTCATGCCACGCTTCACGCCGGGGGACGTCCTGCGGTTGATCGAGGAGGAGCGCGTCACCCACATATTCCTCACGCCGACCATGATCTACATGCTGCTCAACGACCCGGAGATCGGGGCGCACGACTGCTCCTCGCTGCACACGGTCATCTATTCCGGGGCGCCGATGTCGGTCGACAAGCTGACCCAGGCGATCGCGCGCTTCGGCCCGGTCTTCGCGCAGGCGTTCGGCCAGGCGGAGGCGCCCTTCTTCTGCACCATCCTGCCGCAATCGGAACACGTGCCCCTTGACGACCCGGCCGTCGCCCGGCGCCTGAAAAGCTGCGGGCAGAGCACGCCGTTCGTCCGCGTCGAGATCATGGACCCGGAAGGCCGCCTCCTGCCGCCGGGCGAGCGCGGCGAGATCGTCGTCAAGGGCGACCTCGTCATGAAGGGCTACTACAACAACCCGGAAGCGACCGAGAAGGCCGGGCGCTTCGGCTGGCACCACACCGGCGACATCGGCTACAAGGACGAGGATGGATATCTCTACCTCGTCGACCGCGAACGCGACGTGATCATCAGCGGCGGGTTCAACATTTTCCCCACGGAAATCGAGCAGGTCATCTGGTCCCATCCCGGTGTGCAGGATTGCGCCGTGATCGGCGTGCCGGACGACATCTGGGGCGAGGCCGTGAAGGCGGTCGTCCAGCCGCGTCCGGGCGCAACCCTCAGCGAGGCCGAGATCACCGCCCTGTGCCGCGAACGTCTCGGCGGCATGAAGACGCCGAAGTCGGTCGAGTTCTGGCCCGACCTGCCGCGGAGCCCCGTCGGCAAAGTATTGAAGCGCGACATCCGCAGCCGGTTCTGGAAGGACCGCGACCGCGCGGTTTAG
- a CDS encoding TRAP transporter small permease, with protein sequence MIGIERAVGRLERAADLLAGIALIAMMLVISADALGRLFGAPLQGAYEFTAYYLMVVVAFMALPRSYVTGGQVRLELMERWLKRAPGNLWPRLVSAMLLAAFGVLLWFATEEALRRIAERETTFGVIQWPLYLSYLWMPLGVALLSARLALDILRPREAGELPETAATGGAE encoded by the coding sequence GTGATCGGGATCGAGCGGGCGGTTGGCCGGCTCGAACGCGCAGCCGATCTTCTGGCGGGTATTGCGCTGATCGCGATGATGCTCGTCATATCGGCAGATGCCCTGGGGCGGCTCTTCGGTGCGCCGCTCCAGGGCGCCTACGAGTTCACGGCCTATTATCTCATGGTGGTGGTGGCGTTCATGGCGCTGCCGCGCAGCTATGTGACCGGTGGACAGGTCCGGCTGGAGCTCATGGAGCGCTGGCTGAAGCGCGCGCCGGGCAACCTCTGGCCCCGGCTCGTCTCCGCCATGTTGCTTGCCGCCTTCGGCGTGCTTCTGTGGTTTGCGACGGAGGAAGCGTTGCGCCGCATCGCGGAGCGGGAGACGACCTTCGGTGTGATCCAGTGGCCGCTCTACCTCAGCTACCTCTGGATGCCGCTCGGCGTGGCGCTTCTGTCGGCGCGTCTCGCGCTCGATATCCTGCGCCCGCGCGAGGCGGGCGAGTTGCCTGAAACGGCTGCCACGGGCGGGGCGGAATAG
- a CDS encoding CaiB/BaiF CoA transferase family protein: MSADPVAEGPLAGIRVLDLTAIVLGPLATLCLADMGADVVKVEPPEGDAIRNGGAARHAGMGAIYLALNRNKRSLALDLKRPEAREILARLAQWADVVVHNMRPEAARRLGIDAETLCAQNPRLIHCSASGFAAGTAREKDPAVDDVIQAASGVAALFAGEGQEPRYVPGLIADKVAGLLLTQAILGALLARTRTGRGQAVSLPMFEALATFTLIEQLGGDAFLPRAGAPGYARLKTPYRRPMRTADGYIAITPYSQRNWQDFFRAAGRPDLAGDPRVTDTARRNAEVGDLYALLAEMLPARRTAHWMEIARQTGIPAAPVRSVEDLIASGDLEALGYVVELDHPTEGRTRAPGPIVRLEGVSTAHARPAPWLGQDGASVLTGLGFEDDEVRTWRDAGVLVERRPGGA, from the coding sequence ATGAGCGCGGATCCGGTAGCGGAGGGACCGCTTGCGGGTATCCGCGTGCTCGACCTCACGGCAATCGTGCTGGGCCCGCTTGCCACGCTCTGCCTTGCGGACATGGGGGCCGACGTGGTCAAGGTCGAGCCGCCCGAGGGCGACGCCATCCGCAACGGCGGCGCGGCCCGCCATGCCGGCATGGGGGCGATCTATCTCGCGCTCAACCGCAACAAGCGCTCGCTCGCGCTCGATCTCAAGCGGCCTGAGGCGAGGGAGATCCTCGCCCGCCTTGCGCAATGGGCCGATGTGGTGGTGCACAACATGCGCCCGGAGGCAGCTCGCCGTCTCGGTATCGACGCCGAGACCCTGTGCGCCCAGAACCCGCGCCTGATCCATTGCTCGGCCTCTGGCTTCGCCGCCGGCACTGCCCGGGAGAAGGATCCGGCCGTCGACGACGTGATCCAGGCGGCATCGGGCGTCGCGGCCCTGTTCGCTGGCGAGGGGCAGGAGCCACGCTACGTGCCCGGCCTCATCGCCGACAAGGTCGCCGGCCTCCTTCTGACGCAGGCGATCCTCGGCGCATTGCTCGCCCGTACCCGGACGGGCCGGGGCCAGGCCGTGAGCCTTCCGATGTTCGAGGCCCTCGCGACCTTCACCCTGATCGAGCAACTGGGCGGGGACGCCTTCTTGCCGCGAGCCGGAGCACCCGGCTATGCCCGCCTCAAGACACCCTACCGCCGGCCGATGCGGACCGCCGACGGATACATCGCGATCACGCCCTATTCGCAGAGGAACTGGCAGGACTTCTTCCGCGCGGCGGGCAGGCCCGATCTCGCCGGGGATCCGCGGGTGACCGACACGGCCCGCCGGAATGCCGAGGTGGGCGACCTCTACGCCCTGCTCGCGGAAATGCTGCCAGCACGCCGCACGGCTCACTGGATGGAGATCGCGCGACAGACCGGCATCCCGGCCGCGCCGGTTCGCTCGGTGGAGGACCTGATTGCCTCGGGCGATCTCGAGGCGCTGGGCTACGTGGTGGAACTTGACCATCCGACTGAAGGGCGGACCCGTGCCCCGGGGCCGATTGTCCGGCTGGAGGGCGTCTCGACGGCCCATGCCAGGCCCGCGCCATGGCTGGGCCAGGATGGCGCGTCGGTACTGACCGGCCTCGGCTTTGAAGACGATGAGGTTCGCACCTGGCGCGACGCCGGCGTTCTCGTGGAGCGCAGGCCCGGCGGGGCGTAG
- a CDS encoding GntR family transcriptional regulator, whose protein sequence is MTGRDGMTAYGRLAAEFWSKISSGEWPAGTRLPTVAQLSKLYGVAPVTVRGALHLLVAQGLVHSRQGRGTFVLDRQGASRDASDALGESYFESWIVGPQEAVKVLDRNEGVAVPPELADGAPAADSYVHLRRLHMGGEVPVCLVDFYIAADAYRSLPPGIDDQFKVGLLLMTKATPRPARGRQVTTVGLASLEDADLLQIPSGSPVVRVDRRFVDARGTVVGAGVHRYPGSVFRQVLDQPIDEILATIDSWLPSKEGRSRTPATDNQKLKNQREGGNTHEQDPDTA, encoded by the coding sequence ATGACGGGCCGGGACGGGATGACCGCCTACGGGCGCCTGGCGGCGGAGTTCTGGAGCAAGATATCGAGCGGCGAATGGCCGGCCGGGACGCGCCTTCCGACCGTGGCGCAGCTTTCGAAGCTTTACGGCGTGGCCCCGGTCACCGTGCGCGGTGCCCTGCATCTTCTTGTCGCCCAAGGGCTCGTCCATTCCCGCCAGGGGCGGGGCACGTTCGTTCTCGACCGGCAGGGTGCCAGCCGCGACGCAAGCGATGCGTTGGGAGAGAGCTATTTCGAGTCCTGGATCGTCGGGCCCCAGGAAGCGGTGAAGGTCCTCGACCGGAACGAGGGCGTTGCAGTCCCGCCCGAACTTGCGGACGGGGCGCCGGCTGCTGACAGCTATGTCCACCTGCGCCGCCTGCACATGGGGGGCGAGGTGCCGGTTTGCCTCGTCGATTTCTACATCGCGGCCGATGCCTACCGCAGCCTGCCGCCCGGCATTGACGATCAGTTCAAGGTCGGCTTGCTGCTTATGACCAAGGCTACCCCGCGGCCCGCGCGCGGCCGCCAGGTCACGACCGTCGGGCTTGCCAGTCTCGAGGATGCCGACCTTCTGCAGATTCCATCGGGATCGCCCGTCGTTCGGGTGGACCGGCGCTTCGTCGATGCGCGCGGGACGGTCGTCGGAGCGGGCGTGCACCGCTATCCGGGATCGGTGTTCCGGCAGGTTCTCGACCAGCCCATCGACGAGATCCTCGCCACCATCGATTCCTGGCTGCCGTCCAAGGAAGGGCGCAGCAGGACGCCAGCTACAGACAACCAGAAACTCAAGAACCAGCGAGAGGGAGGAAACACGCATGAGCAGGATCCGGACACCGCGTAA
- a CDS encoding TRAP transporter large permease has product MLVAGILLLLFALLLFAVPVSFAMLIAGMVGLYAVGGIYPLIGVLKAGPYEHVASYTLSTLPMFILMAELMGASNITRDLFRATNSWVGHLRGGLAYAAVSGGVLLAAVCGSSSAAAATLSSAIHPEMRRYGYSSSFSTGALAAVGTLAIMIPPSIALVLYGILTETSVGKLLIAGLIPGLLTAVAFVITIQFVIRMRPDHVAESMPRMPMEERVRASLPALPMFVLLTAMIVLIYTGIVTPTEVGALGALCAMLIALAMGRMGRENLSRALVRATRSSAMILGIIAFSAVFAVFLTLSGAPQKTLLLVEAAGLGPFPVLLLVLAVLLVLGVFLDQIAILIITMPLIFPLLTGLGYDPIWLGVIVVKTAEIGLITPPVGLNLFIVSGTAKVPVGTVARGVAPFVLAELVVLAILVALPELSLWLPQLSNISGG; this is encoded by the coding sequence ATGCTCGTCGCCGGCATTCTCCTACTCCTGTTCGCCCTCCTGCTCTTCGCGGTTCCTGTCTCTTTCGCGATGCTGATCGCCGGCATGGTGGGGCTCTACGCGGTAGGCGGGATCTACCCGCTGATCGGCGTTCTCAAGGCCGGCCCCTATGAGCATGTCGCAAGCTACACACTGTCCACGCTGCCCATGTTCATCCTCATGGCGGAACTGATGGGCGCGTCGAACATCACGCGCGACCTGTTCCGGGCGACGAACAGCTGGGTCGGGCATCTGCGCGGCGGACTCGCCTATGCGGCGGTATCGGGCGGCGTGCTGCTCGCCGCGGTCTGCGGTTCATCGAGCGCAGCGGCTGCGACACTCTCCTCGGCCATCCATCCGGAGATGCGGCGCTACGGCTATTCCTCGTCATTCTCCACGGGCGCGCTTGCCGCCGTGGGCACGCTCGCGATCATGATTCCGCCATCGATCGCGCTCGTGCTCTACGGCATCCTGACGGAAACGTCCGTCGGCAAGCTGCTGATCGCGGGCCTGATCCCAGGCTTGCTGACGGCGGTGGCATTCGTCATCACGATCCAGTTCGTCATCCGGATGCGGCCTGACCACGTGGCGGAGTCCATGCCGCGCATGCCTATGGAAGAGCGGGTGCGGGCGAGCCTTCCTGCCCTGCCGATGTTCGTCCTGCTGACGGCCATGATCGTTTTGATCTACACCGGGATTGTCACGCCGACCGAGGTGGGCGCGCTCGGGGCGCTCTGCGCGATGCTGATTGCGCTCGCCATGGGACGCATGGGCCGGGAGAACCTGTCGCGCGCCCTCGTGCGGGCCACCCGCAGCAGCGCCATGATCCTCGGCATCATTGCCTTTTCGGCCGTGTTTGCGGTGTTCCTCACCTTGAGCGGGGCGCCGCAGAAGACGCTATTGCTGGTGGAAGCCGCCGGGCTCGGGCCGTTTCCCGTCCTGTTGCTCGTTCTGGCGGTGCTGCTGGTCCTGGGGGTCTTCCTCGATCAGATCGCCATCCTGATCATCACCATGCCGCTGATCTTTCCGCTCCTGACGGGGCTTGGCTACGACCCGATCTGGCTTGGCGTGATCGTGGTCAAGACCGCCGAGATCGGCCTGATCACACCGCCCGTCGGGCTCAATCTCTTCATCGTGAGCGGTACCGCCAAGGTGCCGGTCGGGACGGTCGCCCGCGGCGTCGCACCCTTTGTGCTCGCCGAACTCGTCGTGCTCGCGATCCTCGTCGCGCTGCCGGAACTGTCGCTCTGGCTGCCCCAGCTATCCAACATATCCGGAGGATGA